A stretch of Macadamia integrifolia cultivar HAES 741 chromosome 7, SCU_Mint_v3, whole genome shotgun sequence DNA encodes these proteins:
- the LOC122084813 gene encoding uncharacterized protein LOC122084813, with amino-acid sequence MIRERIKTAQSRQKSYADNRRKPLEFDVGDEVILKISPVKGVRSDVDQAVKKRINAGPILVQVGPMAYRLALPPELERFHNVFYVSMLKKYVPDPSHILTTTSSLDLDSDLNYEEPEAIFDRKEHRLRNRIISYVKVKWKNHPEQEASWEREDEMKEKYR; translated from the exons ATgattagagaaaggatcaagacaGCTCAATCTAggcaaaagagctatgcagataatAGAAGAAAACCTCTGGAGTTTGATGTGGGAGATGAGGTTATTCTAAAAATTTCACCAGTCAAAGGTGTAAGAAGTGATGTAGATCAAGCTGTCAAAAAGAGAATCAATGCTGGCCCAATTCTGGTTCAG GTTGGCCCAATGGCTTATAGACTAGCACTACCCCCAGAGTTGGAAAGATTTCACAATGTCTTCTATGTGTCAATGCTGAAAAAGTATGTTCCAGATCCTTCACATATTTTGACTACAACATCATCATTGGACCTAGACAGTGATCTGAATTATGAAGAACCTGAAGCAATCTTTGACAGGAAAGAGCATCGGCTTCGCAATCGTATTATCTCTTATGTAAAGGTAAAATGGAAGAATCACCCAGAgcaagaagcatcctgggaacGGGAGGATGAAATGAAGGAGAAGTATCGATAA